One part of the Anaerolineae bacterium genome encodes these proteins:
- a CDS encoding DUF47 family protein → MNSPIDRVKERIRAVLPRRQNHFLLRLTEQSALLVQGGEALVTYMRKPSNRNAQALRAIEKQADEVRRILIDELNRSFVTPIDREDIFSLSRALDDVLDYMYSVVNEMDILEVRPNDYLLEMAQLLNDAAAELNLAMQRLEHHPGVAEDHAVRAKQIDNRMETLYATALAELFQGPQDLGHVVRMLKLREIYRHMLHAVGSSDTAANIISDIVVKFF, encoded by the coding sequence ATGAACTCCCCTATCGACAGGGTCAAAGAACGCATCCGGGCAGTGCTGCCACGACGCCAGAACCACTTCCTGCTGCGCCTGACGGAGCAATCGGCCCTCCTGGTGCAGGGTGGCGAGGCGCTGGTGACCTATATGCGCAAGCCCAGCAATCGCAACGCGCAGGCCCTGCGGGCCATCGAAAAACAGGCGGATGAAGTACGGCGCATCCTGATCGACGAACTGAACCGCTCTTTTGTCACCCCGATCGACCGCGAGGATATCTTCTCGCTTTCCCGCGCTCTGGATGATGTGCTGGACTATATGTACTCGGTCGTCAATGAGATGGACATCCTGGAGGTGCGGCCCAACGATTACCTGCTGGAGATGGCCCAGTTGCTCAACGACGCCGCCGCTGAACTGAACCTGGCCATGCAACGGCTGGAGCATCACCCCGGCGTGGCGGAAGATCATGCCGTGCGGGCCAAACAGATCGACAACAGGATGGAGACGCTGTACGCCACCGCCCTGGCCGAACTCTTCCAGGGGCCACAGGACCTGGGGCATGTGGTGCGGATGCTCAAGCTGCGGGAAATTTACCGCCACATGTTGCACGCCGTCGGCAGCAGCGACACCGCCGCCAACATCATCAGCGACATCGTGGTCAAGTTCTTCTAG
- a CDS encoding inorganic phosphate transporter, protein MPPEVLVLIAIALLFDFWNGLMDSANVVATVISSRALGPRLSLLLAATANAAGPFIFGTAVARTVGSEVITGNAMTIPVVIAALVGAVLWNIITFTLGIPSSSSHALIGGMVGAVWAGYGFEAVRMDGLTKVLVALFVSPPLGMMAGYFMVRLLRFLASWSSPRVNVTFQRGQILTSIALALAHGTNDAQKTMGIITLGLLAGGVIDRFEVPTWVIAISAGTISLGTMLGGWRVIRTLGHRFYKIRPIHGLGAQAASAGVIIGASLLGGPVSTTQVVSSSIVGAGAAQRARMVRWNVFGNILVAWVLTIPLAGLVGALVYTLLQWLG, encoded by the coding sequence ATGCCCCCTGAAGTGCTGGTGTTGATCGCCATTGCCCTGCTGTTCGACTTCTGGAACGGCCTGATGGATTCGGCCAATGTGGTCGCTACAGTGATCTCCTCACGGGCGCTGGGGCCGCGCCTCTCCCTGTTGCTGGCGGCAACCGCCAACGCCGCCGGGCCGTTCATCTTTGGGACGGCTGTCGCCCGGACGGTCGGGAGCGAAGTCATCACCGGGAATGCCATGACCATCCCGGTGGTGATTGCAGCGCTGGTCGGTGCGGTCCTGTGGAACATCATCACTTTCACGCTGGGCATCCCTTCCAGTTCCTCCCACGCCCTGATCGGCGGGATGGTCGGCGCGGTGTGGGCCGGTTACGGGTTCGAAGCCGTGCGTATGGACGGCCTGACCAAGGTGCTGGTGGCTCTATTCGTCTCCCCGCCGCTGGGGATGATGGCCGGATACTTCATGGTGCGGTTGTTGCGCTTCCTGGCATCGTGGTCGTCGCCGCGGGTGAATGTCACTTTTCAGCGCGGGCAAATCCTGACTTCAATCGCCCTGGCGCTGGCGCACGGCACCAACGACGCCCAGAAGACGATGGGCATCATCACGCTGGGTTTGCTGGCCGGAGGGGTGATCGACCGTTTCGAAGTCCCCACCTGGGTGATCGCCATCAGCGCAGGGACGATCTCGCTGGGCACGATGCTGGGCGGCTGGCGGGTGATCCGCACCCTGGGGCACCGCTTCTACAAGATCCGCCCGATTCACGGCCTGGGCGCGCAGGCGGCCTCGGCCGGGGTGATCATCGGCGCATCGCTGCTGGGTGGCCCGGTCAGCACCACCCAGGTGGTCAGCTCGTCGATCGTCGGTGCGGGGGCGGCGCAGCGCGCCCGGATGGTGCGCTGGAATGTCTTCGGCAATATCCTGGTCGCCTGGGTGCTGACCATCCCGCTGGCGGGGCTGGTCGGGGCGCTGGTCTACACCCTGCTGCAATGGCTGGGATGA
- a CDS encoding helix-turn-helix domain-containing protein — protein sequence MSRQTVSSDWVSLREAAELLGVHPATVRNWADRGDLPTRRTPGGHRRFRRADLLQWLETRQAPPPAEIQMLIQSALGRARLHISEGSMQAMAWYAGMDDPARQSMAQRGRAMLEALQQYLVDGSDEEEREANIRRLGEEYAHFLIGQGLTFSQAVEGFTIFSDFLHEAALNIVEVITARPPTEWLALLRQVRSFTNALLLGIAQVYDRALPSGEGR from the coding sequence ATGTCCAGACAGACTGTTTCTTCGGACTGGGTTAGCCTGCGGGAGGCCGCCGAACTTCTGGGGGTGCATCCGGCTACCGTCCGCAACTGGGCTGACCGTGGCGATCTACCCACACGCCGCACACCGGGCGGTCACCGCCGCTTCCGTCGGGCTGACCTGTTGCAGTGGCTGGAAACGCGCCAAGCCCCACCGCCTGCCGAGATTCAAATGCTCATCCAGAGCGCGCTGGGCCGGGCGCGCCTGCACATCAGCGAGGGATCAATGCAGGCCATGGCATGGTACGCCGGGATGGACGATCCCGCCCGCCAGTCGATGGCCCAGCGCGGGCGGGCCATGCTGGAGGCGCTACAACAGTATCTGGTCGATGGTTCCGATGAGGAGGAGCGCGAGGCCAACATCCGCCGCCTGGGCGAGGAATACGCCCACTTTTTGATCGGGCAGGGCCTGACCTTCAGCCAGGCGGTGGAAGGCTTCACCATCTTCAGTGATTTTCTACATGAAGCGGCGCTCAACATCGTGGAAGTCATCACGGCGCGGCCCCCGACCGAATGGCTGGCTCTGTTGCGCCAGGTGCGCAGTTTTACCAACGCTTTGCTGCTCGGCATCGCCCAGGTGTATGACCGGGCGCTTCCCTCCGGAGAAGGCCGATGA
- a CDS encoding NUDIX domain-containing protein codes for MSGRFLAGVGALLWNAASDSYLLLRRAKDKDYAAGLWECVTGRVEQGESFEQALRREVREELGVEVWIEFIIGTTHFFRGEAAPEQELLGVVYCCSIAGRSQIRIGPEHDAYRWTTYAGARALLGDQPSEAWLLEVLRRAEFLRTHLTPDVRSFFRFNGFETNGQPPI; via the coding sequence ATGTCCGGGCGTTTTCTGGCTGGAGTGGGGGCTTTGCTGTGGAACGCGGCCAGCGATTCGTACCTGCTCCTGCGGCGGGCAAAGGATAAGGACTATGCCGCCGGTCTGTGGGAGTGTGTGACCGGGCGGGTGGAACAGGGCGAAAGCTTTGAACAGGCCCTCCGGCGCGAGGTGCGCGAAGAGCTGGGCGTCGAAGTCTGGATCGAGTTCATCATCGGCACGACACACTTTTTCCGCGGGGAAGCCGCCCCAGAGCAGGAGCTGCTGGGCGTGGTGTACTGTTGCTCCATCGCCGGGCGCAGCCAGATTCGCATTGGCCCGGAGCACGATGCCTACCGCTGGACTACCTACGCCGGGGCGCGGGCGCTGCTGGGCGACCAGCCCAGCGAAGCCTGGCTCCTGGAGGTCCTGCGCCGGGCAGAGTTCCTCCGTACTCACCTCACGCCAGACGTGCGGAGCTTTTTCCGCTTCAATGGCTTTGAGACGAACGGCCAACCGCCCATTTAA